One genomic segment of Pedobacter endophyticus includes these proteins:
- the rpmF gene encoding 50S ribosomal protein L32 — MAHPKRKISKQRKNKRRTHYKAELPSLATCAATGAIHVPHRAYNVDGNLYYNGKLVIENTQIG, encoded by the coding sequence ATGGCACATCCAAAACGGAAAATCTCGAAACAGAGAAAAAATAAAAGAAGAACCCACTATAAAGCTGAGCTTCCTTCTTTAGCAACTTGCGCAGCAACAGGTGCTATCCACGTACCTCACCGTGCATACAACGTTGATGGTAACCTATACTATAACGGTAAATTGGTTATCGAAAATACTCAAATCGGGTAA
- the plsX gene encoding phosphate acyltransferase PlsX: MKIGLDIMGGDYAPKAIVLGAIAAHQSLNAGEHLVLIGDTEQIKPILAEEGFNPDHFEYVHTDEVIGMGEHPTKAIVQKPNSSIAVGFNLLKEGKIDAFASAGNSGAMLVGAVFSVKTIPGILRPCLCTILPKTKGGTGLLLDVGANADCKPDILLQFGVLGSLYAENLLQIADPKVALINIGEEDEKGNMLSMATFPLMKETDLFNFVGNVEGRDLFNDKADVIVCDGFTGNIMLKLAESFYVLTIRKGMKDEFFDRFNYEQYGGSPVLGVNAPVVIGHGISSPLAVKNMVLQSREMITTGLVEKIRMAFK; this comes from the coding sequence ATGAAAATAGGCCTCGACATAATGGGCGGAGACTATGCTCCCAAAGCAATCGTTTTGGGAGCAATAGCGGCTCATCAATCGCTAAACGCTGGTGAACATTTAGTACTCATTGGCGATACCGAACAGATTAAACCCATTCTCGCAGAAGAAGGCTTTAATCCAGATCATTTTGAATACGTTCATACTGATGAAGTTATTGGTATGGGCGAACACCCCACCAAAGCAATAGTTCAGAAACCAAACTCGAGCATCGCTGTTGGCTTTAACCTTTTAAAAGAGGGTAAAATCGATGCGTTTGCGAGCGCCGGAAATTCTGGGGCCATGTTGGTTGGCGCTGTCTTTAGCGTTAAAACCATTCCGGGCATTCTTCGCCCATGCTTATGCACAATTCTTCCGAAAACCAAAGGCGGCACAGGTTTACTGCTTGATGTTGGCGCAAATGCCGATTGCAAACCCGATATTTTGCTGCAATTTGGCGTTTTAGGGAGCCTTTACGCAGAAAATTTGTTGCAGATAGCCGATCCAAAAGTCGCTTTAATAAATATTGGTGAAGAAGACGAAAAGGGAAACATGCTAAGCATGGCCACTTTCCCGTTAATGAAAGAAACAGACCTATTTAATTTCGTTGGCAATGTTGAGGGAAGAGATTTGTTCAACGATAAGGCCGACGTAATTGTTTGTGATGGCTTTACGGGAAATATAATGCTTAAATTAGCCGAATCATTTTATGTATTAACGATCAGGAAAGGAATGAAAGATGAGTTTTTCGATCGTTTTAATTATGAACAGTACGGTGGTAGCCCGGTTTTAGGCGTAAATGCACCTGTTGTTATCGGACATGGGATTTCTAGTCCGCTGGCCGTTAAAAATATGGTTCTCCAATCCAGAGAAATGATTACAACTGGCTTGGTAGAAAAAATTAGAATGGCATTTAAATAA